The following coding sequences lie in one Xylocopa sonorina isolate GNS202 chromosome 15, iyXylSono1_principal, whole genome shotgun sequence genomic window:
- the LOC143430818 gene encoding uncharacterized protein LOC143430818, which translates to MFRLLIPCLIWLLGVRCESTSSMHMPDGMMEEKTAIKRESYFNPCPPDFSHSISYSPPPQLFAKSFVQPAPLQYNIPKPMITYVKPSPPPLVVKPSPLIVKPIAPPKVDFSFYNQKPMLSYAPVYQKPLYYEQSFQKLAYQPPKFYFKKFELPAIAPVIQKSQISYPVHYQSKVLQVQPPQINFLKLAQPIIHTPPVYQSSIKPFCP; encoded by the exons ATGTTCAGGTTGCTG ATACCGTGTCTGATATGGCTGTTGGGCGTCCGCTGCGAGAGCACGTCGAGCATGCACATGCCAGACGGCATGATGGAGGAGAAAACGGCTATAAAAAGGGAGTCGTACTTTAACCCTTGCCCACCGGACTTCTCGCATTCGATTTCGTACTCGCCACCACCGCAGCTGTTCGCGAAATCGTTCGTCCAGCCAGCGCCACTGCAGTACAACATCCCCAAGCCGATGATCACTTACGTGAAACCGTCGCCACCGCCTCTGGTCGTGAAGCCTTCTCCATTGATCGTGAAGCCGATCGCACCGCCCAAAGTGGACTTCTCGTTCTACAATCAGAAACCAATGCTGTCGTACGCGCCTGTTTACCAGAAGCCCCTCTACTACGAGCAGAGCTTCCAAAAACTGGCTTACCAACCGCCCAAGTTCTACTTCAAGAAGTTCGAGCTGCCAGCTATTGCCCCTGTGATTCAAAAATCCCAGATCTCGTACCCTGTTCATTACCAATCGAAGGTGTTGCAAGTGCAGCCGCCGCAGATCAACTTCCTGAAGCTGGCGCAGCCGATCATCCACACCCCGCCAGTGTACCAATCGTCCATAAAACCGTTCTGCCCCTAA